The Streptomyces avermitilis MA-4680 = NBRC 14893 genome contains a region encoding:
- a CDS encoding ABC transporter ATP-binding protein has product MTSAPTVSGCGLTLRYGGTAALDDVTVRLHPGVTGLLGPNGAGKTTLLRVLATAVPADRGAFTVLGHDPGTAAGRQEVRRELGYLPQTPGFHPDFTAFEFVDYVAILKELTERGTRHREVRRVLDAVDLSDVRGKRIKRLSGGMRQRVALAAALVGDPGFLVLDEPTVGLDPEQRMRFRELIAQAGEGRTVLLSTHQTEDVAMLCHQVIVMARGRVRFEGTPAELTARAAGHVWSSTERDPGARAGWRTGTGSFRNVGDPPEGARLLDPTLEDGYLLALDGEPAEVAA; this is encoded by the coding sequence GTGACCAGCGCACCCACGGTTTCGGGCTGCGGCCTGACCCTCCGCTACGGCGGTACCGCCGCCCTCGACGACGTGACCGTCCGCCTCCACCCGGGTGTCACCGGGCTGCTCGGGCCCAACGGGGCCGGAAAGACCACCCTGTTGCGGGTCCTGGCCACCGCCGTGCCCGCCGACCGGGGTGCCTTCACCGTGCTCGGCCACGACCCGGGCACCGCGGCCGGACGGCAGGAAGTCCGCCGGGAGCTCGGCTATCTGCCGCAGACCCCCGGCTTCCACCCGGACTTCACCGCCTTCGAGTTCGTCGACTACGTGGCGATCCTCAAGGAGCTGACCGAGCGCGGCACCCGGCACCGGGAGGTGCGGCGCGTGCTCGACGCCGTCGACCTGTCGGACGTACGCGGCAAGCGCATCAAGCGGCTGTCCGGCGGCATGCGGCAGCGCGTCGCCCTGGCCGCCGCGCTGGTCGGCGACCCCGGCTTCCTCGTCCTCGACGAACCGACCGTCGGCCTCGACCCCGAACAGCGCATGCGCTTCCGGGAGCTGATCGCCCAGGCGGGCGAGGGCCGGACCGTGCTGCTGTCCACCCACCAGACCGAGGACGTCGCGATGCTCTGCCACCAGGTGATCGTCATGGCCCGGGGCCGCGTCCGCTTCGAGGGCACCCCGGCCGAGCTGACCGCACGGGCGGCGGGCCATGTGTGGAGCAGCACGGAGCGCGATCCGGGGGCGCGGGCCGGCTGGCGCACGGGCACGGGGTCGTTCCGCAACGTCGGCGACCCGCCCGAGGGCGCCCGGCTTCTCGACCCCACCCTGGAGGACGGCTACCTGCTCGCCCTCGACGGCGAGCCGGCGGAGGTGGCGGCATGA
- a CDS encoding membrane protein: MRDTTWHVPEDDLRAYVQGELAPPRLWSADTHLAACERCRAALAEAGDPVALDAAWERLDAELDAPRPGMFESLLVRAGVADHTARLLTATPVLRRSWLGAVAFLLVMTVGIVLTVDSPALFLALAPLLPLAGVALSYGPVLDPTYEMAVVAPLHGFRLLLIRTLAVLATGLLLNGLATLALPGYGLRALAWLLPALALTGTGLALTPRLGPVLAPALTGGAWIGLLLVAQARTHETLAPFTMAGQGAAAVVAALAAGLLYRTRDRFDSVAARLPFAHLPGGGAV, from the coding sequence ATGAGGGATACGACCTGGCATGTGCCGGAGGACGACCTCCGGGCTTACGTACAGGGCGAGTTGGCACCGCCCCGGCTCTGGTCCGCCGACACCCACCTCGCCGCGTGCGAGCGGTGCCGGGCGGCGCTGGCCGAGGCCGGCGACCCGGTCGCGCTGGACGCCGCGTGGGAGCGGCTCGACGCCGAGCTGGACGCGCCCCGGCCCGGAATGTTCGAGTCGCTGCTGGTACGGGCGGGCGTGGCCGACCACACCGCGCGGCTGCTGACGGCCACGCCCGTGCTGCGCCGCTCCTGGCTGGGCGCGGTCGCGTTCCTGCTGGTCATGACGGTGGGCATCGTGCTCACCGTGGACTCTCCGGCCCTGTTCCTCGCACTCGCGCCGCTGCTCCCGCTCGCCGGGGTCGCGCTGTCGTACGGCCCCGTGCTCGACCCGACGTACGAGATGGCCGTGGTCGCGCCGCTGCACGGATTCCGGCTGCTGCTGATCCGCACGCTCGCGGTGCTGGCCACCGGCCTCCTCCTGAACGGGCTCGCCACGCTCGCGCTGCCCGGCTACGGACTGCGCGCCCTGGCCTGGCTGCTGCCCGCGCTCGCCCTCACCGGCACCGGGCTCGCGCTGACCCCCCGGCTCGGGCCGGTTCTCGCGCCCGCCCTGACCGGCGGGGCGTGGATCGGGCTGCTGCTGGTCGCGCAGGCGAGGACCCACGAGACGCTCGCGCCGTTCACCATGGCGGGCCAGGGAGCCGCGGCCGTGGTCGCGGCGCTGGCCGCCGGGCTGCTGTACCGGACCCGGGACCGTTTCGACTCCGTCGCCGCGCGCCTGCCGTTCGCGCACCTGCCGGGCGGGGGTGCGGTGTGA
- a CDS encoding RNA polymerase sigma factor, with the protein MRETRSDGELLRAAADGDRRAFEELYRRYAPWLTARLRGRCADAGLVDDVVQETFLAVWRGTARYREDGDVAGWLWRVGSRRLIDALRGDGARGRLRQALARLRHRDEASAEERVLAGVEHGDLAGALVRLSPELRAVLQATVIDGLTTREAAVLLGIPPGTVKTRALRARKQLREALA; encoded by the coding sequence GTGAGGGAGACGAGAAGCGACGGGGAACTGCTGCGGGCCGCGGCGGACGGGGACCGGCGCGCCTTCGAGGAGCTGTACCGGCGGTACGCGCCCTGGCTGACCGCCCGGCTGCGCGGACGCTGCGCCGACGCGGGCCTCGTGGACGACGTCGTTCAGGAGACGTTCCTCGCGGTGTGGCGCGGCACGGCCCGCTACCGCGAGGACGGGGACGTGGCCGGCTGGCTGTGGCGCGTCGGCTCGCGGCGGCTCATCGACGCGCTGCGCGGCGACGGGGCGCGCGGACGGCTGCGGCAGGCGCTGGCGCGGCTGCGGCACCGAGACGAGGCGTCCGCGGAGGAACGCGTGCTCGCGGGGGTGGAGCACGGGGACCTCGCGGGCGCCCTCGTCCGGCTCTCGCCGGAGCTGCGGGCGGTGCTCCAGGCCACGGTGATCGACGGTCTCACCACCAGGGAAGCGGCCGTCCTGCTCGGCATTCCGCCCGGCACGGTCAAGACACGGGCCCTGCGGGCCCGGAAGCAGCTGCGGGAGGCGCTGGCATGA
- a CDS encoding GntR family transcriptional regulator, with protein sequence MVEYRIDRRSGVATYVQIVQQTKQALRLGLLEPGDKLPTAREVVEATAINPNTVLKAYRELEREGLVEARRGLGTFVRRTLGAAPADSPLRTELDAWAQRARTAGLDREDVAALLGSVLDEHFPKGDQ encoded by the coding sequence GTGGTCGAGTACCGCATCGACCGGCGCTCCGGCGTCGCCACCTACGTCCAGATCGTCCAGCAGACCAAGCAGGCCCTGCGCCTGGGCCTGCTCGAACCCGGCGACAAGCTGCCCACGGCCCGCGAGGTCGTGGAGGCCACCGCCATCAATCCGAACACCGTCCTCAAGGCCTACCGCGAGCTGGAGCGCGAGGGCCTGGTGGAGGCACGCCGCGGCCTCGGCACCTTCGTCCGCCGGACGCTGGGCGCCGCCCCGGCCGACTCGCCGCTGCGCACCGAACTCGACGCCTGGGCGCAGCGCGCCCGTACGGCGGGCCTCGACCGCGAGGACGTCGCCGCACTCCTCGGCTCCGTACTCGACGAACACTTCCCGAAGGGGGACCAGTGA
- a CDS encoding ABC transporter ATP-binding protein, translated as MSSTRTTADVALEAYRLGKRYGRRPSAALDDCSFRLPAGRVSALVGPNGAGKSTLLALAAGLLRPTSGTLTVLGGAPGEARDRVAYLSQDKPLHPQLTIAETLRLGAELNPGRWDAAHAASLVEQGSLDPATKIRRLSGGQRTRVALALALGKRPDLMLLDEPMADLDPLARHEMMGTLMADAAERGTTVLMSSHIVAELTDACDHLLLLGDGRIRLGGGIDDLLTAHSLVTGRGTPADLAPHTVVESRASGRGLTALIRRDGPVDSGWEVQEPSLEELLLAHLRAPGAPALITPGTAVSVEVTA; from the coding sequence GTGAGTTCCACCCGCACCACCGCGGACGTCGCCCTGGAGGCGTACCGGCTCGGCAAGCGGTACGGCAGGCGCCCGTCCGCGGCCCTGGACGACTGCTCCTTCCGCCTCCCGGCCGGCCGCGTCAGCGCACTGGTGGGCCCCAACGGGGCCGGGAAGTCGACCCTGCTGGCGCTGGCGGCCGGACTGCTGCGGCCCACCTCGGGCACGCTCACCGTCCTCGGCGGGGCTCCCGGCGAAGCCCGCGACCGCGTCGCCTACCTCTCCCAGGACAAGCCGCTGCACCCCCAGCTCACCATCGCCGAGACCCTGCGCCTGGGCGCCGAGCTCAACCCGGGCCGCTGGGACGCCGCCCACGCCGCCTCGCTGGTCGAACAGGGCTCGCTCGACCCCGCGACGAAGATCCGCCGGCTCTCCGGCGGCCAGCGCACCCGCGTCGCCCTCGCCCTCGCGCTCGGCAAGCGGCCCGACCTGATGCTGCTCGACGAGCCGATGGCCGACCTCGACCCGCTCGCCCGGCACGAGATGATGGGCACGCTGATGGCGGACGCCGCCGAGCGCGGCACGACGGTGCTGATGTCCTCGCACATCGTCGCCGAACTCACCGACGCCTGCGACCACCTGCTGCTCCTGGGCGACGGCCGCATCCGGCTCGGCGGCGGCATCGACGACCTGCTCACCGCGCACTCCCTGGTGACCGGCCGCGGAACGCCCGCCGACCTCGCCCCGCACACGGTCGTCGAGTCCCGGGCCAGCGGCCGCGGCCTGACCGCGCTGATCCGCCGCGACGGACCCGTCGACAGCGGCTGGGAGGTCCAGGAACCGTCCCTGGAGGAACTGCTCCTCGCCCACCTGCGCGCCCCGGGCGCCCCGGCCCTGATCACTCCGGGCACGGCCGTCTCCGTGGAGGTGACCGCATGA
- a CDS encoding RNA degradosome polyphosphate kinase — protein MNPAVPEPSPPPVNGESKRTGRQVVALPPARSDAPFPRPARKNGAMSQPNVQAQVQHPQPSVGSIAAHRPHTVAAAVSDLEPDLDADLDAYEDTDADGVQLPQGRFLDRERSWLAFNERVLELAEDPNTPLLERANFLAIFASNLDEFFMVRVAGLKRRIATGVATRSASGLQPREVLEMIWARSRELMARHAACYQEDVAPALAEEGIHLVRWNELTEKEQARLFTLFRHQIFPVLTPLAVDPAHPFPYISGLSLNLAVVVRNPVSGHRHFARVKVPPLLSRFLEASPDRYVPIEDVIAAHLEELFPGMEVLEHHTFRLTRNEDLEVEEDDTENLLQALEKELMRRRFGPPVRLEVEESIDRHVLDLLVRELKVSEAEVYPLPGPLDLTGLFGIGALDRPELKYPKFIAGTHRDLAEVESASAPDIFAALRERDVLLHHPYDSFSTSVQAFLEQAAGDPDVLAIKQTLYRTSGDSPIVDALIEAAEAGKQVLVLVEIKARFDEQANIKWARKLEESGCHVVYGLVGLKTHCKLSLVVRQEGETLRRYCHVGTGNYHPKTARLYEDLGLLTADPQVGADLSDLFNRLSGYSRRETYRRLLVAPKSLRDGLVSRINKEIQHHQAGRPAFVRIKVNSMVDEAIIDALYRASQAGVPVDVWVRGICAVRPGVTGMSENIRVRSILGRFLEHSRVFTFGNGGEPEVWIGSADMMHRNLDRRIEALVRVTDPAHRAALNRLLETGMSDTTASWHLGPDGEWTRHATDAEGQPLRNVQEMLIDARRRRRGTATP, from the coding sequence ATGAACCCCGCCGTGCCCGAGCCCTCGCCGCCTCCGGTGAACGGGGAGAGCAAGCGAACCGGCCGCCAGGTCGTCGCGCTCCCGCCCGCTCGCTCTGACGCGCCCTTCCCCCGCCCGGCGCGGAAGAATGGGGCCATGAGCCAGCCAAATGTCCAGGCACAGGTCCAGCACCCGCAGCCCTCCGTGGGGTCCATCGCCGCGCACCGCCCGCACACCGTGGCCGCCGCGGTCTCCGACCTGGAGCCCGACCTCGATGCCGACCTCGACGCGTACGAGGACACCGACGCCGACGGCGTCCAGCTCCCGCAGGGCCGCTTCCTCGACCGGGAGCGCAGCTGGCTCGCGTTCAACGAGCGCGTCCTCGAGCTCGCCGAGGACCCGAACACGCCCCTCCTCGAGCGGGCGAACTTCCTGGCGATCTTCGCCAGCAACCTCGACGAGTTCTTCATGGTGCGGGTGGCGGGACTGAAGCGCCGCATCGCCACCGGCGTCGCCACCCGCTCCGCCTCCGGTCTCCAGCCCCGCGAGGTCCTGGAGATGATCTGGGCCCGCTCCCGCGAGCTGATGGCCCGGCACGCCGCCTGCTACCAGGAGGACGTCGCCCCCGCGCTGGCGGAGGAGGGCATCCACCTGGTCCGCTGGAACGAGCTGACGGAGAAGGAGCAGGCCCGCCTGTTCACCCTGTTCCGGCACCAGATCTTCCCGGTGCTGACCCCCCTCGCCGTCGACCCCGCGCACCCCTTCCCGTACATCTCGGGCCTGTCCCTGAACCTCGCCGTGGTCGTGCGCAACCCGGTCAGCGGCCACCGCCACTTCGCCCGCGTGAAGGTCCCGCCGCTGCTCTCCCGCTTCCTGGAGGCGTCCCCCGACCGCTACGTCCCCATCGAGGACGTCATCGCGGCGCACCTGGAAGAGCTGTTCCCGGGCATGGAGGTCCTGGAGCACCACACCTTCCGCCTCACCCGCAACGAGGACCTCGAGGTCGAGGAGGACGACACCGAGAACCTGCTCCAGGCCCTGGAGAAGGAGCTCATGCGCCGCCGCTTCGGGCCGCCGGTGCGCCTGGAGGTCGAGGAGTCCATCGACCGGCACGTCCTCGATCTCCTCGTACGGGAGCTGAAGGTCTCCGAGGCGGAGGTCTACCCCCTGCCCGGCCCCCTGGACCTCACCGGCCTCTTCGGCATCGGCGCCCTCGACCGGCCCGAGCTGAAGTACCCCAAGTTCATCGCGGGCACCCACCGCGACCTCGCCGAAGTCGAGTCGGCGTCCGCGCCGGACATCTTCGCCGCCCTGCGCGAGCGCGACGTCCTGCTCCACCACCCGTACGACAGCTTCTCCACCTCCGTCCAGGCCTTCCTGGAGCAGGCGGCGGGCGACCCCGACGTCCTCGCCATCAAGCAGACCCTGTACCGGACCTCGGGCGACTCGCCGATAGTCGACGCGCTGATCGAGGCCGCCGAGGCGGGCAAGCAGGTCCTCGTACTGGTCGAGATCAAGGCCCGCTTCGACGAGCAGGCCAACATCAAGTGGGCGCGGAAGCTGGAGGAGTCCGGCTGCCACGTCGTATACGGCCTCGTCGGCCTGAAGACCCACTGCAAGCTGTCGCTGGTGGTCCGGCAGGAGGGCGAGACCCTGCGGCGCTACTGCCACGTCGGCACGGGCAACTACCACCCCAAGACCGCCCGGCTGTACGAGGACCTGGGCCTGCTCACCGCCGACCCGCAGGTCGGCGCGGACCTCTCCGACCTCTTCAACCGGCTGTCGGGCTACTCACGCCGCGAGACCTACCGCCGTCTCCTCGTCGCCCCCAAGTCCCTGCGCGACGGCCTGGTCTCACGGATCAACAAGGAGATCCAGCACCACCAGGCCGGACGGCCCGCGTTCGTCCGCATCAAGGTCAACTCGATGGTGGACGAGGCCATCATCGACGCCCTCTACCGCGCGTCCCAGGCCGGCGTCCCGGTCGACGTGTGGGTGCGCGGCATCTGCGCGGTGCGCCCCGGCGTCACGGGCATGTCCGAAAACATACGGGTGCGCTCCATCCTCGGCCGCTTCCTCGAACACTCGCGGGTCTTCACGTTCGGCAACGGCGGCGAGCCCGAGGTGTGGATCGGCAGCGCCGACATGATGCACCGCAACCTCGACCGCCGCATCGAGGCCCTCGTCAGGGTCACCGACCCCGCCCACCGGGCCGCCCTCAACCGGCTCCTGGAAACCGGGATGTCCGACACCACCGCCTCCTGGCATCTGGGCCCGGACGGCGAGTGGACACGGCACGCGACCGATGCCGAGGGCCAGCCCCTGCGGAACGTCCAGGAGATGCTCATAGACGCCCGGAGGCGCCGGCGTGGCACAGCGACACCTTGA
- a CDS encoding CHAD domain-containing protein produces MAQRHLDPPTDPTAGPAPTGDALAGYLRAQATEFLRSLRQHRETGAVSGSEDSVDAARALRRSARRISGTLHTFRPLLDTDWSEAMRPELAWLSGTLAREHAYAARLERLLLALHRLSGSAAFPTPSAGPAPRAQTSPDRGNLTVGAAKAGALLDRQLTLARTRAHSAALQALGSSRFHAVADSVAVLASEVPLTPAAATADPRPFAAAADERLCDAVSALPLVTAGHPYNAEALIHGLSPDTAPHPQDAPWHQVRLLLRLHRYAREALYGEEDTALPERGRELGGARVDVRLRSAGQALNRHRDAAEAAAAASSAARTPRIAPATAYALGVLHADQRHEVEAARFAFQQSWQKEAVGTP; encoded by the coding sequence GTGGCACAGCGACACCTTGACCCCCCCACCGACCCCACGGCCGGGCCCGCCCCCACCGGAGACGCCCTCGCGGGCTACCTGCGGGCCCAGGCCACGGAGTTCCTCCGCTCACTGCGCCAGCACCGGGAGACCGGCGCGGTGAGCGGCTCGGAGGACTCCGTCGACGCGGCGCGCGCCCTGCGCCGCTCGGCCCGCCGCATCAGCGGCACGCTCCACACGTTCCGCCCGCTGCTGGACACGGACTGGTCGGAGGCCATGCGCCCCGAACTCGCCTGGCTGTCGGGCACCTTGGCCCGGGAGCACGCGTACGCGGCCCGGCTGGAGCGGCTGCTGCTGGCCCTGCACCGCCTGTCGGGCTCGGCGGCGTTCCCCACGCCATCGGCCGGCCCCGCCCCGCGCGCCCAGACCTCCCCGGACCGCGGCAACCTGACGGTGGGCGCGGCCAAGGCGGGCGCCCTGCTGGACCGCCAGCTCACCCTCGCCCGCACCCGGGCCCACTCCGCCGCCCTCCAGGCCCTCGGCTCCTCCCGCTTCCACGCGGTCGCCGACAGCGTCGCCGTACTGGCCAGCGAGGTCCCGCTCACCCCCGCCGCGGCCACCGCCGACCCGCGCCCGTTCGCCGCGGCGGCCGACGAGCGCCTGTGCGACGCCGTGAGCGCCCTGCCCCTGGTCACCGCGGGCCACCCCTACAACGCGGAGGCCCTGATCCACGGCCTCTCCCCCGACACCGCCCCGCATCCCCAGGACGCCCCCTGGCACCAGGTCCGGCTGCTGCTGCGCCTGCACCGCTACGCCCGCGAGGCCCTGTACGGGGAGGAGGACACCGCCCTGCCCGAGCGGGGCCGGGAGCTCGGGGGAGCCCGCGTCGACGTCCGGCTGAGGTCCGCGGGCCAGGCCCTGAACCGGCACCGGGACGCGGCGGAGGCCGCGGCGGCCGCCTCCTCGGCGGCCCGTACCCCGCGCATCGCCCCGGCGACGGCGTACGCCCTCGGCGTCCTGCACGCCGACCAGCGCCACGAGGTGGAGGCCGCCCGCTTCGCCTTCCAGCAGTCCTGGCAGAAGGAGGCGGTGGGCACGCCATGA
- a CDS encoding NUDIX hydrolase, which produces MTDDIIRAAGCVLWRRSPVDGKLEICLVHRPKYDDWSHPKGKLKRGEDPLSGAVREVAEETGRTCTPGARLPTLRYQVNGRLKEVGYWAAEAGAGTFTSNREIDRILWLSPTAARHRLTRPRDRDLVDALLSALHLA; this is translated from the coding sequence GTGACCGACGACATCATCCGCGCGGCCGGCTGCGTTCTGTGGCGCCGCTCGCCCGTCGACGGCAAGCTGGAGATCTGCCTGGTCCACCGGCCGAAGTACGACGACTGGTCCCACCCCAAGGGGAAACTCAAACGCGGCGAGGACCCGCTGTCCGGCGCGGTGCGCGAGGTGGCGGAGGAGACGGGCCGCACCTGCACCCCCGGCGCTCGCCTGCCCACCCTCCGGTATCAGGTGAACGGCCGCCTCAAAGAGGTCGGCTACTGGGCGGCCGAGGCCGGCGCGGGCACCTTCACCTCCAACCGCGAGATCGACCGCATCCTCTGGCTCTCCCCCACCGCGGCCCGCCATCGACTCACCCGGCCGAGGGACCGCGATCTGGTGGACGCCCTGCTCAGCGCGCTGCACCTGGCCTGA
- the pstS gene encoding phosphate ABC transporter substrate-binding protein PstS, protein MKLQRMNRRALTLGALAVSGALALTACGSDDTGKSNTDATTSSNSAIKCDNAKGQLQASGSSAQKNAIDAWVKAYTASCKGVQINYNPTGSGAGVTAFTQGQTAFAGSDSPLKPEEVTASKKACGGSQAIDLPMVGGPIAIGFHLSGVDSLTLDAATLAKIFDGKITKWDDEAIAKLNPSAKLPSTKIQAFHRSDESGTTDNFTKYLKAVAPSDWKYSGGKAWQAKGGQSAQGSSGLAQQVKQTEGAISYFELSYAADGISTVDLKTGAATPVKASVENATKAISTAKVAGTGKDLSLSLNYKPTEEGAYPLTLVTYEIVCEKGNKADTLPATKSFLTYIASEDGQKLLTDAKYAPIPDEIISKVRTTISSLS, encoded by the coding sequence GTGAAGCTTCAGCGCATGAACCGGCGGGCCCTCACCCTCGGTGCTCTCGCCGTCTCCGGCGCCCTGGCCCTCACGGCGTGCGGCTCTGACGACACCGGCAAGAGCAACACCGACGCCACGACGTCGTCCAACAGCGCCATCAAGTGCGACAACGCCAAGGGCCAGCTCCAGGCCTCCGGCTCGTCCGCGCAGAAGAACGCGATCGACGCGTGGGTCAAGGCGTACACCGCGAGCTGCAAGGGCGTGCAGATCAACTACAACCCGACGGGTTCGGGTGCCGGTGTCACCGCGTTCACCCAGGGCCAGACGGCGTTCGCCGGTTCGGACTCGCCGCTGAAGCCCGAAGAGGTCACGGCCTCCAAGAAGGCCTGCGGCGGCAGCCAGGCCATCGACCTGCCGATGGTCGGCGGCCCGATCGCGATCGGCTTCCACCTGTCCGGCGTGGACAGCCTGACCCTGGACGCCGCCACCCTCGCCAAGATCTTCGACGGCAAGATCACGAAGTGGGACGACGAGGCGATCGCGAAGCTGAACCCGAGCGCCAAGCTCCCCAGCACCAAGATCCAGGCGTTCCACCGCTCGGACGAGTCCGGCACCACGGACAACTTCACCAAGTACCTGAAGGCCGTCGCCCCCTCCGACTGGAAGTACTCCGGCGGCAAGGCCTGGCAGGCCAAGGGCGGCCAGTCCGCGCAGGGCTCCTCCGGCCTGGCCCAGCAGGTGAAGCAGACCGAGGGCGCGATCTCGTACTTCGAGCTCTCGTACGCCGCCGACGGCATCAGCACCGTCGACCTGAAGACGGGCGCCGCCACCCCGGTGAAGGCCAGCGTCGAGAACGCCACCAAGGCCATCTCGACCGCCAAGGTCGCCGGCACCGGCAAGGACCTGTCGCTGTCCCTGAACTACAAGCCGACCGAGGAGGGCGCCTACCCGCTCACCCTGGTCACCTACGAGATCGTCTGCGAGAAGGGCAACAAGGCGGACACCCTGCCCGCCACCAAGTCCTTCCTCACCTACATCGCGAGCGAGGACGGTCAGAAGCTGCTGACCGACGCCAAGTACGCGCCGATCCCCGACGAGATCATCTCCAAGGTCCGCACGACCATCTCGAGCCTGAGCTGA
- the pstC gene encoding phosphate ABC transporter permease subunit PstC translates to MDISTQNTEAPPPAPGPPVAAPTSASRGATRPGDRIFLGLSRGSGIFLLVIMAAIAAFLTYRAANAISKDHTNFLTTFEWNTNLEPASFGIAVLAFGTVVSAIIAMALAVPVSVGIALFITHYAPRRLGGPIAFVVDLLAAVPSIVYGLWGALVLVPHMDGLFGWLDHYFGWTGVFEWQGGAPRSMLTVGVLLAIMILPIITNVSREVFRQVPRMHEEAALALGATRWEVIRMSVLPFGRSGVISASMLGLGRALGETMAVATVLSPTFEINASLLDPGGGTFAQNIASKFSEATPLGQDALIASGLVLFVITLLVNGAARMIINRRKEYSGANA, encoded by the coding sequence ATGGACATATCGACACAGAACACCGAAGCACCTCCCCCCGCCCCTGGGCCTCCCGTGGCCGCTCCGACGAGCGCGAGCCGCGGCGCCACCCGCCCCGGAGACCGGATCTTCCTCGGTCTCTCGCGCGGCTCCGGCATCTTCCTTCTGGTGATCATGGCCGCCATCGCGGCCTTCCTCACCTATCGCGCCGCCAACGCGATCAGCAAGGACCACACCAACTTCCTCACCACGTTCGAGTGGAACACCAACCTCGAACCGGCGTCCTTCGGCATCGCGGTCCTGGCCTTCGGCACGGTGGTCTCCGCGATCATCGCCATGGCCCTCGCGGTCCCGGTCTCGGTCGGCATCGCCCTGTTCATCACGCACTACGCGCCGCGCCGGCTCGGCGGCCCCATAGCGTTCGTGGTCGACCTGCTCGCCGCCGTCCCGTCCATCGTGTACGGCCTCTGGGGCGCCCTCGTCCTGGTGCCGCACATGGACGGCCTCTTCGGCTGGCTCGACCACTACTTCGGCTGGACCGGCGTCTTCGAGTGGCAGGGCGGCGCGCCCCGCTCGATGCTCACCGTCGGCGTCCTGCTCGCGATCATGATCCTGCCGATCATCACCAACGTGAGCCGTGAGGTCTTCCGCCAGGTCCCGCGGATGCACGAGGAGGCCGCGCTGGCCCTCGGCGCCACGCGCTGGGAGGTCATCCGCATGTCGGTGCTGCCCTTCGGCCGCTCCGGCGTGATCTCCGCCTCGATGCTGGGCCTCGGCCGCGCGCTCGGCGAGACGATGGCCGTCGCCACGGTCCTCTCCCCGACCTTCGAGATCAACGCCAGCCTGCTCGACCCGGGCGGCGGCACGTTCGCCCAGAACATCGCGAGCAAGTTCAGCGAGGCCACCCCGCTCGGCCAGGACGCACTGATCGCCTCCGGTCTCGTCCTGTTCGTCATCACCCTGCTGGTCAACGGCGCGGCGCGCATGATCATCAACCGCCGCAAGGAGTACTCGGGGGCCAACGCATGA
- the pstA gene encoding phosphate ABC transporter permease PstA, translating to MSNAAVTDKRPSTLRGASLPKWSPWAIAAGSVALAVVIGVLGGLGSKVQWGLIAALLFVLGTYAVAAKVEGRRQAKDRVATSLVWVCFLIAVVPLASLIWETVKRGVKVFDVYFLTHSMGVVADTETGGGIYHAIIGTLEQVGIATLIAVPIGVLTAIYLVEYGRGRLAKAVTFFVDVMTGIPSIVAGLFVLSFWILILDMGYSGFAGSLALSILMMPVVVRSTEEMLKLVPNELREASLALGIPKWRTILKVVLPTSIGGITTGVMLAVARITGETAPVLLLVWGTNFINTNPFSDPQASLPLYIYQQYANSAGSGAAYDRAWAAALALIAFVMILNLAARGIARWKAPRTR from the coding sequence ATGAGCAACGCAGCCGTCACCGACAAGCGCCCGAGCACCCTGCGCGGTGCCAGCCTGCCGAAGTGGTCGCCGTGGGCGATCGCCGCGGGCTCCGTCGCCCTCGCCGTGGTCATCGGCGTGCTGGGCGGCCTCGGCAGCAAGGTCCAGTGGGGTCTGATCGCCGCACTGCTCTTCGTCCTGGGTACGTACGCCGTCGCCGCCAAGGTCGAGGGCCGCCGCCAGGCCAAGGACCGGGTCGCCACCAGCCTCGTCTGGGTCTGCTTCCTGATCGCCGTCGTCCCGCTGGCCTCCCTGATCTGGGAGACCGTCAAGCGCGGCGTGAAGGTCTTCGACGTCTACTTCCTGACCCACTCCATGGGTGTGGTCGCCGACACCGAGACCGGCGGCGGTATCTACCACGCGATCATCGGCACCCTGGAGCAGGTCGGCATCGCCACCCTGATCGCCGTGCCGATCGGTGTGCTCACCGCGATCTACCTGGTCGAGTACGGGCGGGGCAGGCTCGCCAAGGCCGTCACCTTCTTCGTCGACGTCATGACGGGCATCCCGTCGATCGTCGCCGGCCTGTTCGTTCTCAGCTTCTGGATCCTGATCCTGGACATGGGCTACTCCGGTTTCGCCGGTTCGCTCGCGCTGTCCATCCTGATGATGCCCGTGGTGGTCCGCTCCACCGAGGAGATGCTCAAGCTCGTACCGAACGAGCTGCGCGAGGCCTCCCTCGCGCTGGGCATCCCGAAGTGGCGCACCATCCTCAAGGTGGTTCTGCCGACGTCCATCGGTGGTATCACCACGGGTGTGATGCTCGCGGTCGCGCGCATCACGGGTGAGACCGCCCCGGTGCTGCTCCTGGTCTGGGGCACGAACTTCATCAACACCAACCCGTTCTCGGACCCGCAGGCCTCGCTGCCGCTGTACATCTACCAGCAGTACGCGAACAGTGCCGGTTCGGGCGCGGCCTACGACCGGGCCTGGGCGGCGGCACTCGCCCTCATCGCCTTCGTCATGATCCTCAACCTGGCGGCGCGCGGCATCGCGCGCTGGAAGGCCCCACGGACTCGATGA